The following proteins are co-located in the Neofelis nebulosa isolate mNeoNeb1 chromosome 18, mNeoNeb1.pri, whole genome shotgun sequence genome:
- the LOC131501260 gene encoding insulin receptor substrate 1-like isoform X1, translating into MKRGGGGPTAAPEAELGDVPLVLPRPWACPADVRLCGHLRKQKSQRRRFFVLRADPPSLECYESEKKFRAGRVPPKLIVSLAGACTISTRVDARQRHLILLYTRDRSLGVAAACEAEQQAWYSALLEVRAAAGPSFHEDPRAWILAPFQDVWPVTLRPKGLGRTRGLGSGSYRLCLGSGVLSLLRKPKGRGSRDTQASPPPALRLSLLSVRRCGHADSLFFLELGRSAPTGPGELWLQAPDAAVAQSIHETVLAAMKRLGDDDAGGRTEPLPRDPLTSSYRPSVSQPYATLPSAAQSSGLSHRGSADERKEKAIPETLAALATAASHSGELERGGGYVAMGAGSNYEPMGGGQAGGYMVMAPPGLAAFAHAPPHEQLQGCGGTEYVPMSHFLPGSFSLSSLPRSYTPRPRRPGPSFQGPPPAVGECWGPTGAHPCLQPPSELAGEYVCIRYVAPHHLGMSTAIQDPAKNLLNYVDLDLVPPLEAQGDTLGSSIHHPHSYARIDFQNLREVPVRRHRQPPPV; encoded by the exons CCCACGGCGGCCCCAGAGGCCGAGCTGGGCGACGTGCCCCTGGTACTGCCGCGGCCCTGGGCCTGTCCCGCTGACGTGCGGCTCTGCGGCCACCTTCGGAAGCAGAAGTCCCAGCGCCGCCGCTTCTTCGTGCTGCGCGCGGACCCGCCGAGCCTAGAGTGCTACGAGAGCGAGAAGAAGTTCCGCGCCGGCCGAGTGCCGCCCAAGCTCATCGTGAGCCTGGCGGGCGCGTGCACCATCAGCACGCGCGTGGACGCGCGCCAGCGCCACCTGATCCTCCTGTACACGCGTGACCGCAGCCTGGGCGTGGCGGCGGCCTGCGAGGCGGAGCAGCAGGCGTGGTACAGCGCCCTGCTTGAGGTGCGCGCGGCTGCGG GTCCCAGCTTTCACGAGGACCCCAGGGCCTGGATCCTTGCTCCATTTCAGGACGTCTGGCCCGTGACGCTGCGGCCCAAGGGACTGGGGAGGACACGAGGCCTGGGCAGCGGCAGCTATCGCCTGTGCCTGGGTTCGGGGGTGCTGAGCCTGCTGCGGAAGCCCAAGGGCAGAGGCTCTCGGGACACCCAGGCTTCGCCGCCGCCGGCCCTGCGCCTGTCGCTGCTCAGCGTGCGCCGCTGTGGCCACGCAGactccctcttcttcctggaaCTCGGCCGCTCGGCGCCCACGGGCCCCGGGGAGCTGTGGCTACAGGCGCCGGATGCCGCGGTGGCCCAAAGCATTCACGAGACCGTACTGGCCGCCATGAAGCGACTCGGGGATGATGATGCTGGTGGCAGGACTGAGCCACTGCCAAGGGATCCCCTGACGAGCTCTtacagaccctctgtctcccaaCCTTATGCGACCCTGCCCTCGGCAGCCCAATCAAGCGGCCTGAGCCATCGCGGGAGCGCGgatgagaggaaggagaaagcaatCCCTGAGACCCTGGCGGCGCTGGCGACTGCAGCTTCGCACTCTGGGGAATTGGAGCGGGGCGGGGGCTACGTCGCCATGGGAGCTGGGAGCAACTACGAGCCCATGGGGGGTGGCCAAGCAGGTGGTTACATGGTGATGGCACCCCCGGGCCTTGCAGCCTTTGCCCATGCCCCTCCCCACGAGCAGCTCCAGGGGTGCGGGGGCACTGAATACGTGCCCATGAGCCACTTTCTGCCAGGGTCCTTTTCCTTGAGCTCCCTGCCCCGTTCCTATACGCCCAGGCCCAGGAGGCCGGGACCTTCTTTCCAAGGCCCCCCTCCCGCCGTCGGGGAATGCTGGGGACCGACAGGGGCTCATCCCTGCTTGCAACCACCTTCGGAGCTAGCAGGAGAGTATGTGTGCATCAGGTACGTGGCCCCACACCACTTAGGAATGAGCACTGCCATACAAGACCCGGCCAAAAACCTCCTCAACTATGTAGACCTGGACCTGGTCCCTCCATTGGAGGCTCAAGGCGACACCCTGGGATCCAGCATTCACCACCCACACAGCTATGCCCGCATCGACTTCCAGAACCTCAGGGAGGTTCCGGTGAGGAGACACAGGCAGCCCCCTCCAGTCTAG
- the LOC131501260 gene encoding insulin receptor substrate 1-like isoform X2 — MKRGGGGPTAAPEAELGDVPLVLPRPWACPADVRLCGHLRKQKSQRRRFFVLRADPPSLECYESEKKFRAGRVPPKLIVSLAGACTISTRVDARQRHLILLYTRDRSLGVAAACEAEQQAWYSALLEVRAAAGPSFHEDPRAWILAPFQDVWPVTLRPKGLGRTRGLGSGSYRLCLGSGVLSLLRKPKGRGSRDTQASPPPALRLSLLSVRRCGHADSLFFLELGRSAPTGPGELWLQAPDAAVAQSIHETVLAAMKRLGDDDAGGRTEPLPRDPLTSSYRPSVSQPYATLPSAAQSSGLSHRGSADERKEKAIPETLAALATAASHSGELERGGGYVAMGAGSNYEPMGGGQAGGYMVMAPPGLAAFAHAPPHEQLQGCGGTEYVPMSHFLPGSFSLSSLPRSYTPRPRRPGPSFQGPPPAVGECWGPTGAHPCLQPPSELAGEYVCIRYVAPHHLGMSTAIQDPAKNLLNYVDLDLVPPLEAQGDTLGSSIHHPHSYARIDFQNLREVPSS; from the exons CCCACGGCGGCCCCAGAGGCCGAGCTGGGCGACGTGCCCCTGGTACTGCCGCGGCCCTGGGCCTGTCCCGCTGACGTGCGGCTCTGCGGCCACCTTCGGAAGCAGAAGTCCCAGCGCCGCCGCTTCTTCGTGCTGCGCGCGGACCCGCCGAGCCTAGAGTGCTACGAGAGCGAGAAGAAGTTCCGCGCCGGCCGAGTGCCGCCCAAGCTCATCGTGAGCCTGGCGGGCGCGTGCACCATCAGCACGCGCGTGGACGCGCGCCAGCGCCACCTGATCCTCCTGTACACGCGTGACCGCAGCCTGGGCGTGGCGGCGGCCTGCGAGGCGGAGCAGCAGGCGTGGTACAGCGCCCTGCTTGAGGTGCGCGCGGCTGCGG GTCCCAGCTTTCACGAGGACCCCAGGGCCTGGATCCTTGCTCCATTTCAGGACGTCTGGCCCGTGACGCTGCGGCCCAAGGGACTGGGGAGGACACGAGGCCTGGGCAGCGGCAGCTATCGCCTGTGCCTGGGTTCGGGGGTGCTGAGCCTGCTGCGGAAGCCCAAGGGCAGAGGCTCTCGGGACACCCAGGCTTCGCCGCCGCCGGCCCTGCGCCTGTCGCTGCTCAGCGTGCGCCGCTGTGGCCACGCAGactccctcttcttcctggaaCTCGGCCGCTCGGCGCCCACGGGCCCCGGGGAGCTGTGGCTACAGGCGCCGGATGCCGCGGTGGCCCAAAGCATTCACGAGACCGTACTGGCCGCCATGAAGCGACTCGGGGATGATGATGCTGGTGGCAGGACTGAGCCACTGCCAAGGGATCCCCTGACGAGCTCTtacagaccctctgtctcccaaCCTTATGCGACCCTGCCCTCGGCAGCCCAATCAAGCGGCCTGAGCCATCGCGGGAGCGCGgatgagaggaaggagaaagcaatCCCTGAGACCCTGGCGGCGCTGGCGACTGCAGCTTCGCACTCTGGGGAATTGGAGCGGGGCGGGGGCTACGTCGCCATGGGAGCTGGGAGCAACTACGAGCCCATGGGGGGTGGCCAAGCAGGTGGTTACATGGTGATGGCACCCCCGGGCCTTGCAGCCTTTGCCCATGCCCCTCCCCACGAGCAGCTCCAGGGGTGCGGGGGCACTGAATACGTGCCCATGAGCCACTTTCTGCCAGGGTCCTTTTCCTTGAGCTCCCTGCCCCGTTCCTATACGCCCAGGCCCAGGAGGCCGGGACCTTCTTTCCAAGGCCCCCCTCCCGCCGTCGGGGAATGCTGGGGACCGACAGGGGCTCATCCCTGCTTGCAACCACCTTCGGAGCTAGCAGGAGAGTATGTGTGCATCAGGTACGTGGCCCCACACCACTTAGGAATGAGCACTGCCATACAAGACCCGGCCAAAAACCTCCTCAACTATGTAGACCTGGACCTGGTCCCTCCATTGGAGGCTCAAGGCGACACCCTGGGATCCAGCATTCACCACCCACACAGCTATGCCCGCATCGACTTCCAGAACCTCAGGGAGGTTCCG AGTTCCTGA